Proteins encoded by one window of Panicum virgatum strain AP13 chromosome 7N, P.virgatum_v5, whole genome shotgun sequence:
- the LOC120683922 gene encoding zinc finger protein ZAT5-like, whose translation MGVVQEEEAGTPPGAAMVVPPVLVKGKRSKRQRVHAPPVVLSSAASAAPEWSSSAASATAPAEEESGTSLSDEAASSGGCLTEEDEDMALCLMLLARGVPAAAKDDDAVVVAKEARFRSRRPADGAAAGEYVYECKTCNKCFPSFQALGGHRTSHKKPRLLPPPPPPPPPALASEDNKAAEPAAPSPSLPPTPPPPAEATTDATVLAIAVTVPVAPKQEEQDASAVAVKAAAFIAASSSSSSKHPRVHECSICGAEFGSGQALGGHMRRHRPLVPAAARDGAPRKEKSLLELDLNMPAPCDETETSPVLTSPRFAFAAERPPAPLLFPASAASALVDCHY comes from the coding sequence ATGGGCGTCgtccaggaggaggaggccggcacgCCGCCTGGGGCTGCCATGGTGGTGCCGCCGGTGCTCGTCAAGGGGAAGCGCAGCAAGAGGCAGCGCGTGCACGCGCCGCCGGTGGTGCTGTCATCAGCCGCGTCGGCGGCGCCCGAGTGGTCGTCGTCCGCGGCGTCGGCCACGGCGCCCGCGGAGGAGGAGTCCGGGACGTCGCTGTCGGACGAGGCCGCGTCCAGCGGCGGGTGCCTcaccgaggaggacgaggacatGGCGCTCTGCCTCATGCTCCTAGCGCGCGGCgtcccggcggcggccaaggacGACGATGCGGTGGTGGTCGCCAAGGAGGCCAGGTTCAGGAGCCGCCGCCcggccgacggcgccgccgccggcgagtacGTGTACGAGTGCAAGACGTGCAACAAGTGCTTCCCGTCCTTCCAGGCGCTCGGCGGCCACCGCACCAGCCACAAGAAGCCCCGCCTgcttccaccgccgccgccgccgccgccgccagcgctcgCATCCGAGGATAACAAGGCAGCCGAGCCAGCCGCGCCGTCTCCGTCGCTCCCTCCGACGCCTCCGCCCCCGGCGGAAGCCACCACCGATGCAACAGTGCTCGCGATCGCGGTCACGGTCCCCGTGGCGCCGAAGCAAGAAGAGCAGGACGCGAGCGCCGTCGCCGTCAAGGCCGCGGCCTTCATCgccgcgagcagcagcagcagctcgaagCATCCGCGGGTGCACGAGTGCTCCATCTGCGGCGCCGAGTTCGGGTCGGGGCAGGCGCTGGGCGGGCACATGCGGCGGCACCGCCCgctggtgccggcggcggcgcgggacggcgcgccgaggaaggagaagagccTACTAGAGCTGGACCTCAACATGCCCGCACCCTGCGACGAGACGGAGACGTCGCCGGTGCTGACATCGCCGCGGTTCGCTTTTGCGGCGGAGAGgccaccggcgcccctcctcttcCCGGCATCCGCGGCGTCGGCCCTGGTAGACTGCCATTACTAG